In Microscilla marina ATCC 23134, a genomic segment contains:
- a CDS encoding DNA cytosine methyltransferase, protein MRHASLFSGLGGFDLAAQRMGWTNVFTVENNPFCQTILRHYWPDTIHYEDIRQTDFTPHYGQIDLLTGGFPCQPFSQAGKRRGAADDRYLWPEMLRAIREIRPTWVLGENVNGIASMVLQPRVAHLESGANAKGETIHRTMEAEAVIHRICEDFEALGYSVQPMVIPACAVEAPHRRDRVWFLAYTHRSAVRSSRKSSPPEGNGSQNHDKPNSRQTTPQQYTRLCHVSFAAAYPHYPGTGQPLPAHPQRAAPKQRRQKQLQFESGQDGSHETIARCKKPKWQYTYPAPRQDYRFRPDWQTQSPVCGGDDGFPAPVDGITIPRLRNESIKGYGNAVVVPLVVEIFRGIEGVKNTL, encoded by the coding sequence ATGAGACACGCTAGTCTCTTTAGTGGTTTAGGCGGCTTCGATTTAGCCGCCCAAAGAATGGGCTGGACAAATGTTTTCACCGTCGAAAACAACCCCTTTTGCCAAACCATTCTCCGCCACTATTGGCCAGACACTATTCACTATGAAGACATCAGACAAACCGACTTTACCCCCCACTACGGACAAATCGACCTCCTTACCGGAGGGTTTCCCTGCCAACCGTTTAGCCAGGCCGGAAAACGCAGAGGAGCTGCTGACGACCGTTACCTCTGGCCGGAAATGCTTCGCGCTATACGAGAAATCAGACCCACTTGGGTGCTGGGTGAAAATGTTAATGGAATCGCCTCGATGGTACTCCAGCCGCGTGTTGCTCACTTGGAAAGCGGGGCCAATGCTAAGGGCGAAACAATACACCGAACAATGGAAGCCGAAGCCGTTATCCACCGAATATGTGAAGACTTCGAAGCCCTCGGCTATAGCGTCCAACCAATGGTTATTCCGGCTTGTGCCGTCGAAGCGCCCCACCGAAGAGACCGGGTCTGGTTTTTGGCCTACACCCACCGTAGTGCAGTACGATCATCCCGAAAGAGTAGCCCGCCTGAAGGCAATGGGAGCCAAAACCATGACAAGCCGAATAGCAGGCAAACTACGCCCCAACAGTATACTAGACTATGCCATGTTTCATTCGCTGCTGCCTACCCCCACTACCCAGGAACCGGGCAGCCCTTGCCAGCTCACCCCCAACGGGCGGCGCCAAAGCAAAGACGGCAAAAACAGCTACAGTTTGAATCTGGGCAGGATGGCAGCCATGAAACTATTGCCCGTTGCAAAAAACCTAAATGGCAATATACCTACCCCGCCCCAAGGCAAGACTACAGGTTCCGCCCCGATTGGCAAACTCAATCCCCGGTTTGTGGCGGAGATGATGGGTTTCCCGCCCCTGTGGACGGAATTACCATTCCTCGCCTCCGAAACGAATCGATCAAAGGCTACGGAAACGCGGTAGTAGTACCACTGGTGGTGGAGATTTTTCGGGGGATTGAGGGGGTGAAAAACACATTATAA
- a CDS encoding DUF6046 domain-containing protein: protein MTYDLNQLYQRAFGRFIVYPGLTKPGKLLDSYAPSAFLGKGKKQSLLSTPIMMPLKLDDYAFPLEPLIEVSTSKSIVINQMVNAETNVLEDMGLDNFKLTIRGFLVSEQPGSAPLDELRKLMKLIKKRSSLKVNNELLSAFGIRELAILSARFGDPEGGIEFKPYTLECISDEAVELRLNQDKAAPFTDTSQLPEDSR from the coding sequence ATGACCTACGACTTAAATCAATTGTACCAAAGAGCCTTCGGGCGATTTATTGTGTATCCAGGGCTCACCAAACCCGGCAAGTTGCTGGATAGTTATGCTCCTTCGGCATTTTTGGGCAAGGGCAAAAAACAAAGCTTGTTGAGTACCCCTATTATGATGCCGCTGAAGCTGGATGACTACGCTTTTCCCCTGGAGCCGCTCATAGAGGTAAGTACCTCTAAGTCCATTGTGATCAATCAAATGGTGAACGCCGAAACCAATGTACTAGAGGATATGGGGCTGGACAATTTTAAGCTGACCATTCGGGGCTTTTTGGTAAGTGAGCAGCCAGGCAGTGCTCCCCTGGACGAGCTGCGTAAATTGATGAAGCTGATAAAAAAACGGAGCAGTCTCAAGGTAAACAATGAACTCCTGAGCGCCTTTGGCATCCGGGAACTTGCCATCCTATCGGCGCGCTTTGGCGACCCCGAAGGAGGCATTGAGTTTAAGCCCTACACCTTGGAATGCATTTCAGACGAAGCGGTGGAGTTGAGGCTTAATCAGGACAAAGCGGCTCCTTTTACTGATACCAGTCAGCTTCCCGAAGATTCAAGGTAA
- a CDS encoding DUF2586 family protein: protein MSNLPDVSINYLDGQLGGAGFSNDGVAAMLLSGVAVPLSGDAGFDLGVVIGPFFGIKDVQKKGITAEYDTSNSLKVYAHCVDFYRQAGEGAELYLMLAPKTVTMAEMLDTAGNYAPDLLNQKQGNIKLLGVGRVPDVAYNASPTEELDPDVLAALANAQILINAQQTLHQPVQIIIEGRDFQGDASAVSNLRTQTANRVSVCLGWHDESYEGSWLGLVLGKVAGVPVQRSVGRVKDGDLGIQQAYIVTAATPKKTVEQYGQGNLNLLHQRGYIVPRSFANRAGYYLNGDPVAIALTTDYNSISRGRVADKVARIAYNVYVQELLDDFQLEQGKLPVAKVKAFEQDIKKALDLQMTNNGEVSSVTPLIDPDQDVIATAELKVKIDIEPVGMAQKITIDLGFVNPSS from the coding sequence ATGAGTAATTTACCAGACGTTTCGATCAATTATCTGGATGGGCAACTCGGCGGGGCGGGCTTTAGCAACGACGGAGTGGCAGCCATGCTGCTTTCGGGCGTTGCCGTGCCCCTTTCCGGGGATGCAGGTTTTGACTTGGGGGTGGTCATTGGTCCCTTTTTCGGAATCAAAGATGTGCAGAAAAAAGGCATTACTGCCGAGTATGACACCAGTAATTCGCTGAAAGTATACGCTCACTGTGTAGACTTTTACCGTCAGGCGGGCGAAGGGGCAGAACTCTATTTGATGCTTGCCCCCAAAACTGTAACGATGGCAGAAATGCTGGACACCGCAGGCAACTATGCCCCTGATTTGCTCAACCAAAAGCAGGGCAACATCAAGCTATTGGGAGTGGGCAGGGTGCCCGATGTGGCGTATAATGCTTCCCCAACAGAAGAACTAGACCCCGATGTGCTCGCAGCTTTGGCAAACGCCCAAATACTTATCAACGCTCAACAGACATTGCACCAACCTGTGCAGATCATCATAGAAGGGCGCGACTTTCAAGGGGATGCCTCAGCGGTGAGTAATTTACGCACTCAAACCGCCAATCGGGTCTCAGTGTGTTTGGGTTGGCACGACGAAAGCTACGAAGGCAGTTGGCTGGGTTTGGTACTGGGAAAGGTAGCCGGGGTACCCGTGCAACGTAGCGTTGGGCGGGTAAAAGACGGCGACTTGGGCATTCAGCAGGCGTATATTGTCACGGCTGCCACGCCAAAAAAAACGGTAGAACAGTACGGGCAGGGCAACCTCAACTTGTTGCACCAACGCGGCTATATTGTGCCCCGCAGTTTTGCCAACCGAGCGGGTTATTACCTCAACGGTGACCCGGTAGCCATTGCGCTCACCACCGACTACAACAGCATTAGCAGAGGCAGGGTAGCCGATAAAGTGGCACGTATTGCCTACAATGTGTATGTGCAGGAGCTATTGGACGATTTTCAGCTGGAACAAGGCAAGCTACCTGTGGCCAAGGTAAAAGCGTTTGAGCAGGACATCAAAAAAGCCCTCGATTTGCAAATGACCAACAACGGAGAGGTGTCTTCGGTTACTCCTTTGATTGACCCCGACCAGGATGTGATTGCTACTGCCGAGCTCAAAGTAAAAATTGACATTGAACCCGTAGGAATGGCGCAAAAAATCACCATTGACCTGGGGTTTGTAAATCCATCATCATAA
- a CDS encoding head maturation protease, ClpP-related encodes MEEYKYFNIQNAAGEVAHILLYDKIGVDEEGKGISGRRFAEELFRLTKRFRRINVRINSPGGKITDGLSICAAILNINQSTPNVRIDTYVDGLALSIAGLIAVCGKKVGMCNFAKLMLHNPFIGGKNGTQNGGIEQHETLMQVKEMLLTLLATRTGQKVEDLSLMMNQTTWLSAAEAKRQGFVDEVFEHPRKKSMAPSLAAAGNDAASLFDIFNEYPFEISPKPTTPKIQNTTMDLTPEQAEQLRNEVQGYKGDLTAVLNACGLPTDAGRDGILGHVEGLRNEIKRLKSLDLKIESYKTNVENLENEKKRLHDEVAEMKKHEAIALVENAIKEGKIAPVKKEKWLNHAYDNYDMVRDTLADMPTHPNLVSKIKAMGTSSHEAGANAGFEELSFSELSNQFPEKLMLIKEENPVLYKELFRKEYGTEPVL; translated from the coding sequence ATGGAAGAATACAAATATTTTAACATTCAGAACGCCGCAGGAGAGGTTGCTCATATTTTGCTGTATGACAAAATCGGGGTAGATGAAGAAGGCAAAGGTATCTCCGGACGACGCTTTGCCGAAGAACTGTTTCGGTTAACGAAACGCTTTCGCCGCATCAATGTGCGCATCAACTCACCGGGGGGCAAAATCACTGACGGCTTGTCTATTTGTGCCGCCATTCTCAACATCAACCAAAGTACGCCTAATGTGCGCATTGATACTTATGTAGACGGGCTTGCCCTCAGCATTGCGGGGCTGATTGCGGTATGCGGCAAAAAAGTGGGCATGTGCAATTTTGCCAAACTAATGCTTCACAACCCTTTTATTGGGGGTAAAAATGGTACTCAAAATGGCGGGATAGAGCAACACGAGACCTTGATGCAGGTCAAAGAAATGTTGCTCACCCTGCTGGCTACCCGCACCGGACAAAAGGTAGAAGATTTATCGCTCATGATGAACCAAACTACCTGGTTAAGTGCAGCCGAAGCAAAACGCCAGGGCTTTGTGGATGAGGTATTTGAGCACCCCAGAAAGAAAAGCATGGCGCCATCTTTGGCAGCGGCCGGCAACGATGCGGCAAGCCTCTTTGATATTTTCAATGAGTACCCCTTTGAAATTTCACCCAAACCAACAACACCTAAAATTCAAAACACCACCATGGATTTAACCCCTGAACAAGCCGAGCAGCTCCGGAACGAGGTGCAAGGCTATAAAGGCGACCTGACCGCTGTGCTCAATGCCTGTGGGCTACCCACCGATGCGGGACGTGACGGCATTCTTGGACATGTCGAAGGGCTCAGAAATGAGATCAAACGCCTTAAATCGCTTGACCTCAAAATTGAGAGCTACAAAACCAATGTCGAAAACCTGGAAAACGAAAAGAAAAGGTTACACGATGAGGTAGCCGAAATGAAAAAACACGAGGCCATTGCCTTGGTAGAAAATGCCATCAAAGAAGGGAAAATTGCCCCGGTAAAAAAGGAAAAATGGCTTAACCACGCCTATGACAACTATGACATGGTGCGTGATACGCTTGCCGATATGCCTACCCACCCTAACCTAGTCAGTAAGATCAAGGCTATGGGTACAAGTAGCCACGAAGCTGGAGCAAACGCTGGTTTTGAGGAGTTGAGCTTCAGCGAACTCTCCAACCAGTTTCCCGAAAAGCTGATGCTCATTAAAGAAGAAAACCCGGTGCTTTACAAAGAGCTGTTCCGCAAAGAATACGGTACCGAGCCAGTGCTTTAA
- a CDS encoding helix-turn-helix domain-containing protein produces MKTSEQTTLTKKATTIKELNPAHLPTFEGFFYPASIWLDKHLNPVAKNLLVEISLLQQKPLGCIASNEHFAATLNISKRSAARYISELVKDNYLILSGFNGHHRQLRVNFARLEPRQIGKVEGQTGMVQGQFGEVQTAQPCQKEPATMPICPHSSISNESTNNISIEEKGLLKKEKATIPPKKKQTPKTAEVKVVKKPTPKKTSLALEVKLPFASDTFKQAWDDWLRYRTEIKKPYKSALSVQGILDKLAGFEEAFALELIGKSIANGWQGLVFAKTGEQYQEWLTTKKKASQGTGTRAQPQPNLMSLTRQTTGVCHQLSALEAQREQFKDYPAHTLAVVHGQLQDLWRKAQRLQMFGSEIYRITALGNEVKQLINQHKSN; encoded by the coding sequence ATGAAAACAAGCGAACAAACTACCCTGACAAAAAAAGCAACTACAATTAAAGAACTGAATCCTGCCCACCTTCCCACTTTTGAAGGTTTCTTTTACCCCGCCAGCATCTGGCTGGACAAGCACCTCAACCCGGTGGCAAAAAACCTGCTCGTAGAAATTTCTTTGCTGCAACAAAAGCCTTTGGGCTGCATTGCCTCTAACGAGCATTTTGCGGCTACCCTTAATATTAGCAAGCGTTCGGCGGCCAGGTATATTTCGGAGCTTGTCAAAGATAACTACCTGATTTTGTCAGGATTTAACGGACACCACCGCCAGCTTCGGGTCAATTTTGCCCGGCTGGAACCTCGACAAATTGGCAAGGTTGAGGGACAAACTGGCATGGTTCAAGGACAATTTGGCGAGGTTCAAACCGCACAACCATGCCAAAAAGAGCCAGCAACCATGCCAATTTGTCCACATAGTAGTATCAGTAATGAGTCAACTAACAATATCTCTATAGAAGAGAAAGGGTTGCTTAAAAAAGAAAAAGCGACTATACCACCCAAAAAGAAACAGACGCCTAAAACGGCAGAAGTTAAGGTAGTCAAAAAGCCAACGCCTAAAAAAACAAGCCTTGCCTTAGAAGTCAAGCTGCCTTTTGCTTCGGATACTTTCAAGCAGGCCTGGGACGATTGGCTGAGGTACCGCACGGAGATCAAAAAGCCCTACAAATCGGCACTCAGTGTACAAGGTATTTTGGATAAGCTGGCGGGGTTTGAAGAAGCCTTTGCCCTGGAACTCATCGGGAAGTCGATTGCCAATGGCTGGCAGGGTTTGGTGTTTGCCAAAACGGGCGAACAATACCAGGAGTGGCTGACCACTAAAAAGAAAGCAAGCCAGGGCACAGGCACCCGCGCCCAACCTCAGCCCAACCTGATGAGCCTTACCCGTCAAACCACTGGCGTATGCCACCAATTATCGGCACTCGAAGCTCAGCGGGAACAGTTCAAAGATTACCCCGCCCACACGCTGGCCGTGGTTCACGGGCAACTGCAAGACTTATGGCGCAAAGCCCAACGCCTGCAAATGTTTGGCAGCGAAATTTATAGAATTACTGCCTTGGGCAACGAAGTAAAACAACTGATCAATCAACACAAATCAAATTAA
- a CDS encoding cysteine desulfurase family protein gives MKNQDFIYLDNNATTPVDPRVLEAMMPYLTRNFANAASRHQPGLDANQAVNQAREQIAKLIGSKPSEIIFTSGATEGINLAVKGMVETQKSKGKHIITLATEHKAMLDTYEFLASKGFEVEYLPVQSDGRLDLTLLKKAVREDTVLVSVMLANNETGVIQPLKEISAIVHEAGAFFMTDATQAFGKLPVNVNDLGIDLMTFSGHKIYAPKGIGGIYFRSRRPFRVKLEAIIHGGGHEKGMRSGTLNVPGIIALGKAAEVALQDMEKDAKQVQELRDYLEQNLLQIEDTTINGNTTHRLYNTSNIFFQGVDSDALIANLDSLAFSSGSACTSASVEPSHVLIALGLSAQDAYCCMRFSLGRFTTKEEINKAIELLKEAIENLRALRLL, from the coding sequence ATGAAAAATCAAGACTTTATATATTTAGACAATAACGCAACTACCCCAGTAGACCCTAGAGTTTTAGAGGCAATGATGCCCTATCTTACCCGAAATTTTGCGAATGCTGCCAGTAGGCATCAACCAGGGTTAGATGCCAACCAAGCGGTAAACCAAGCCAGAGAACAAATAGCCAAACTCATAGGATCAAAACCAAGCGAGATTATCTTTACTTCAGGTGCTACCGAAGGGATTAACCTTGCCGTAAAAGGGATGGTAGAAACACAAAAGTCAAAAGGTAAACATATCATTACATTAGCGACTGAGCATAAGGCGATGCTGGATACTTATGAGTTTTTGGCTAGTAAAGGCTTTGAGGTAGAATATTTGCCTGTTCAGTCTGACGGTAGGCTAGACCTTACCTTGCTAAAAAAGGCAGTAAGAGAAGATACTGTATTAGTGTCAGTGATGCTGGCAAACAACGAAACAGGGGTGATACAACCACTCAAAGAAATATCAGCCATTGTGCATGAGGCTGGGGCTTTTTTTATGACTGATGCTACCCAAGCATTCGGCAAGTTACCTGTGAATGTAAATGATTTAGGCATCGATTTAATGACTTTCTCTGGTCATAAGATATATGCACCTAAAGGTATTGGGGGCATATATTTTAGAAGCCGGAGGCCTTTTCGAGTAAAATTAGAAGCTATTATTCATGGGGGTGGGCACGAGAAAGGTATGCGAAGTGGTACGCTCAATGTACCAGGCATCATAGCTTTGGGCAAAGCTGCAGAAGTTGCTCTTCAAGACATGGAAAAAGATGCGAAGCAAGTTCAAGAACTCAGAGACTATTTAGAACAAAATCTACTACAGATAGAAGATACTACTATTAATGGTAATACTACACACCGACTTTATAATACTAGTAACATTTTTTTTCAAGGAGTAGATAGTGATGCCTTGATTGCTAATTTAGATAGTTTGGCTTTCTCCAGTGGCTCTGCCTGTACCTCAGCGTCTGTTGAACCATCACATGTGTTGATAGCCTTGGGACTTTCAGCACAAGATGCTTATTGTTGTATGCGTTTTAGCTTGGGGAGATTCACCACTAAAGAAGAGATAAATAAAGCCATTGAGTTGCTCAAGGAAGCTATTGAAAACTTGAGAGCTCTACGGCTTTTATAA
- a CDS encoding HIT family protein produces the protein MEKNNCPFCQANLSTIKSQQNVFAIYDKYPVSPGHTLIIPNRHVANFFELTKEEMNDCWALAKEMKQILAEEYQPDGFNIGINVGEAAGQTIFHVHIHLIPRYKDDVENPAGGVRYVIPEKANYLKNL, from the coding sequence ATGGAAAAAAATAATTGTCCTTTCTGTCAAGCTAATTTGAGCACCATAAAATCTCAGCAAAATGTATTTGCTATTTATGACAAGTATCCTGTTTCACCAGGGCACACACTCATTATACCAAATAGACACGTAGCTAACTTTTTTGAGCTCACCAAAGAAGAAATGAATGACTGCTGGGCATTGGCAAAAGAAATGAAACAAATATTGGCAGAAGAATACCAGCCTGACGGGTTCAACATAGGCATTAACGTGGGTGAAGCAGCAGGACAAACTATTTTTCATGTACATATCCATCTTATTCCAAGGTATAAAGATGATGTAGAAAACCCTGCTGGTGGAGTACGTTATGTCATTCCTGAAAAGGCAAACTATCTCAAGAATTTATAA
- the dndC gene encoding DNA phosphorothioation system sulfurtransferase DndC — protein sequence MNIKEQVEQIKKEILEQYREEDNNRPWIIGFSGGKDSTMLLQLVWKTIQDNVPQDLRTRPIHVICNNTLVENPKILSFVERTLEKIREASIAQGMPMTVEQTTPKLESSFWVNLIGKGYPAPNTIFRWCTERLKINPTTQYIKDKISNYGEVIILLGTRSDESSQRAKNIKRHEIKGQRLRTHSLANAYAFTPIKDVLTKDVWTYLQAVNPPWEGDNKELITLYMSSSGGDCPIITDISTPSCGNSRFGCWVCTVVKRDKSMEGLIESGEDWMVPLVEIRDFLSKTVDRDHPEYDLEKYRMPIRRNNQEGPGPYWPRWRKYILEEVLKAQREIQEDQPEMVLITHQELAAIQVTWHRDFIFEFNVSDIYNDVFNRQISFNQGDENIKKEKKLLQEVCDNEGEFKLINNLLKAQKNKVLLVNKRGLQNDLEHIIEEHVYPTKTAVEGYQDGEVNFDKKEGDNGQMKLDI from the coding sequence ATGAATATAAAAGAGCAAGTTGAACAAATAAAAAAAGAGATACTTGAGCAGTATCGTGAGGAGGATAATAACCGTCCCTGGATTATAGGGTTTAGCGGAGGGAAGGATTCTACTATGCTATTGCAATTGGTGTGGAAAACGATTCAAGATAATGTACCGCAAGATTTGCGCACACGCCCCATCCATGTAATTTGTAACAACACTTTGGTCGAAAACCCAAAAATTTTAAGTTTTGTAGAGAGAACACTTGAAAAAATTAGGGAAGCAAGCATTGCCCAAGGCATGCCAATGACTGTAGAACAAACTACTCCAAAGCTCGAAAGTAGTTTTTGGGTAAACCTCATTGGCAAAGGGTATCCTGCCCCAAACACTATCTTTCGTTGGTGTACCGAACGCCTCAAAATTAACCCTACTACCCAATATATTAAGGATAAGATAAGTAATTATGGAGAGGTTATCATCCTACTGGGTACCCGATCGGACGAAAGTTCACAAAGAGCCAAAAATATTAAGCGTCATGAAATAAAAGGGCAACGCCTAAGAACTCACTCTTTGGCAAATGCCTATGCTTTTACTCCCATCAAAGATGTACTCACTAAGGATGTTTGGACTTATTTGCAAGCAGTAAACCCACCTTGGGAAGGTGATAACAAAGAGTTGATTACCTTATACATGAGTTCTAGTGGTGGTGATTGTCCTATTATTACCGATATCTCAACTCCTTCTTGTGGCAACAGTCGTTTTGGTTGTTGGGTTTGTACTGTGGTAAAAAGAGACAAATCTATGGAGGGCTTAATTGAAAGTGGAGAGGATTGGATGGTACCACTGGTGGAAATTCGTGATTTCTTATCAAAAACAGTAGATCGGGATCACCCAGAATATGATCTGGAGAAATACCGAATGCCCATTAGAAGAAATAATCAAGAGGGACCAGGTCCCTACTGGCCAAGATGGAGAAAATACATTTTAGAGGAGGTTCTTAAGGCTCAAAGAGAAATCCAAGAAGATCAGCCTGAGATGGTGCTGATAACCCATCAGGAGTTGGCTGCCATTCAAGTAACCTGGCATAGAGATTTTATTTTTGAATTTAATGTTTCTGATATATACAATGACGTTTTCAATCGGCAAATCAGTTTCAACCAAGGAGATGAAAACATAAAAAAAGAAAAGAAATTGCTACAAGAAGTTTGTGACAATGAAGGGGAGTTTAAATTGATTAACAACTTGCTAAAGGCGCAAAAGAATAAAGTACTTCTGGTAAATAAAAGAGGGCTTCAAAATGACCTCGAACATATTATAGAAGAACATGTTTACCCCACCAAAACCGCTGTAGAAGGTTATCAGGATGGAGAGGTTAATTTTGATAAAAAAGAGGGCGACAATGGTCAAATGAAACTAGACATATAA
- the dndD gene encoding DNA sulfur modification protein DndD produces MNIQKIKLYNFKIYAGDQQLTFDYKSQSHRNVFVVAGSNGYGKTTLLTSLVWCLYGKLMQEVDDIFKRQIIEAGGYHKYLLASMNRLAYANDERLYSVQITFNDIDIPGVSCSNIDIIRSYSYGAVEDKLQILIDGQENELIKDIGTEIFIHDFILPKEIAKFFFFDAEKIVSLAEMKSIDDKRKLSKAYSEVLGINKYETLKSNLQDLRLRFRRDSASDDEKQKFETTAKQIEEAEKLIEYNDEQVIKLKEEKLISQTQIDQIQERLIRQGSGLSVDQIKDLRKRKAQLKGEGEQIKNEFKDLMELAPFAISFKLLNEVLEQGVKELKQSKASVQDSATQDNFKKLLKDFKSLKNKDIHKATHEYYLKSLQQLIDKHFKPDEQQATDEVKVLHGFSEDELYTLRAIIDNLKTSYKKQLQALKQRVKRNRQDVAQVTGQLSDAESKEKDVLIQKHRDEKNLLEQRVIEIEDKIEALISESSKRESTLNSQKSLYESLTRKIEVGEKYKGKDKQTAKLIEHLNAFIVKMKHKKHESLEQHILQGLRTLMHKKDFVERVKVELDNDIIDIHLYNNRGEEIEKTTLSKGEQQLYATAILKSLVEESNIDFPVFIDSPMQKLDVAHSQNIIAEFYPTISKQVVILPLLNKEMTETEYNLLKEHINNTHLIVNEDDEKSSFMPVKPNKLFETAQKLVTQNV; encoded by the coding sequence ATGAATATCCAAAAAATAAAGCTATATAACTTTAAAATTTACGCGGGAGACCAACAACTTACTTTTGATTATAAAAGCCAAAGCCATCGCAATGTATTTGTGGTAGCTGGAAGCAACGGTTATGGTAAAACTACCTTACTTACTTCATTGGTTTGGTGCTTGTATGGCAAGCTCATGCAAGAAGTAGATGATATTTTTAAACGCCAAATCATTGAGGCAGGAGGATACCATAAATATTTGTTGGCAAGCATGAACCGCTTGGCTTATGCCAATGATGAGCGTTTATATTCGGTGCAAATCACATTTAATGATATTGATATACCAGGGGTTTCTTGCAGTAATATAGATATCATTAGGAGCTATAGTTATGGGGCTGTTGAGGATAAATTACAAATACTGATTGATGGGCAAGAAAATGAATTAATCAAGGATATTGGTACAGAGATTTTTATCCACGATTTTATTTTACCTAAAGAAATAGCCAAGTTCTTCTTCTTTGATGCTGAAAAAATAGTTTCACTGGCTGAAATGAAGTCCATTGATGATAAGAGAAAGTTGAGTAAAGCTTATTCCGAAGTATTGGGGATTAATAAATACGAAACACTCAAAAGTAACCTTCAGGATTTAAGACTTCGTTTTCGTAGAGATTCGGCAAGTGATGATGAAAAACAGAAGTTTGAAACAACGGCTAAACAGATTGAAGAAGCAGAGAAGCTAATTGAATATAATGATGAACAAGTTATTAAGCTCAAAGAAGAGAAGTTGATTAGCCAAACTCAGATAGATCAAATACAAGAGCGTTTAATTCGCCAAGGAAGTGGGTTGTCAGTTGATCAGATCAAAGATTTGCGTAAACGTAAAGCACAGCTTAAGGGAGAGGGAGAGCAAATAAAAAATGAGTTTAAAGATTTGATGGAGTTGGCGCCTTTTGCTATCTCATTCAAACTATTGAATGAAGTGTTGGAACAAGGGGTAAAAGAACTAAAACAGTCTAAAGCCTCTGTACAGGATTCAGCTACCCAAGACAACTTCAAAAAGTTGCTAAAAGACTTCAAGTCACTCAAAAACAAAGATATTCACAAAGCCACGCATGAATATTACCTAAAAAGCCTTCAACAATTAATAGATAAACACTTTAAACCTGACGAACAACAAGCAACTGATGAAGTAAAAGTATTGCATGGTTTTTCAGAAGATGAGTTGTATACACTAAGGGCAATCATTGATAACTTAAAAACTTCTTATAAAAAACAGCTTCAAGCTTTAAAGCAACGTGTTAAACGCAACCGTCAGGATGTGGCTCAAGTAACCGGGCAATTGAGTGATGCAGAGAGTAAAGAAAAGGATGTGTTGATTCAAAAGCATAGAGACGAAAAAAACCTGTTAGAACAACGGGTGATTGAAATAGAAGATAAAATAGAGGCACTCATCAGTGAAAGTAGTAAAAGAGAAAGTACACTGAATAGTCAAAAAAGTTTATATGAAAGCCTTACGAGAAAAATAGAAGTGGGCGAAAAGTATAAAGGTAAAGATAAACAAACCGCAAAGTTAATTGAACACTTGAATGCATTTATTGTAAAGATGAAGCACAAAAAGCATGAGTCATTGGAGCAACATATTTTACAGGGATTAAGAACCTTGATGCATAAAAAAGACTTTGTGGAGCGAGTGAAAGTAGAACTAGACAATGATATTATAGATATACATTTGTATAATAACCGTGGTGAAGAAATAGAAAAAACGACTTTATCAAAAGGGGAACAGCAACTCTATGCTACTGCTATTTTAAAATCTTTGGTTGAAGAATCAAACATTGATTTTCCGGTGTTTATCGATAGTCCAATGCAAAAACTGGATGTGGCTCACTCTCAGAATATCATCGCAGAATTCTATCCAACGATCTCTAAGCAAGTAGTTATTTTACCATTGCTTAATAAAGAGATGACAGAAACTGAGTATAATTTACTAAAAGAGCATATAAACAATACTCACTTGATAGTAAATGAAGATGATGAGAAATCTTCGTTTATGCCTGTGAAGCCAAATAAATTATTTGAAACAGCCCAAAAACTAGTTACCCAAAATGTTTAG
- a CDS encoding DndE family protein: MFSSLKTSEANKTRITELTSKLSLGAENAIARIALGHSLAQSKKLDLKNIADAKGKEYSKRILLGEHEAYYTALICQKYQLYKTDKDIPKYLKLHIDHGLELIHSSISSNPNLDGIDFLISEVSLGLG; this comes from the coding sequence ATGTTTAGTAGTCTTAAAACTTCTGAAGCCAATAAAACACGTATTACAGAACTCACTAGTAAACTAAGTTTAGGGGCAGAGAATGCCATTGCCCGGATTGCACTAGGTCACTCTCTGGCACAGAGTAAAAAGCTTGACTTAAAAAATATTGCTGATGCCAAAGGTAAAGAATACAGCAAGCGAATTTTACTAGGTGAACATGAAGCGTATTATACAGCCCTTATTTGCCAAAAATATCAGCTTTATAAAACAGATAAAGACATCCCGAAATACCTTAAGCTTCATATAGATCATGGGTTAGAGCTGATTCATAGTAGCATTAGTTCTAACCCAAACCTGGATGGCATTGATTTTTTGATTAGTGAGGTGAGTTTGGGGTTGGGTTAA